In Eucalyptus grandis isolate ANBG69807.140 chromosome 4, ASM1654582v1, whole genome shotgun sequence, the following proteins share a genomic window:
- the LOC104440893 gene encoding CBL-interacting serine/threonine-protein kinase 12, whose protein sequence is MAGTGTTPAAASSSSSSSSSAAAARSTSGSKKDGQPLLLGRFEVGKLLGHGTFAKVYYARNVESGEGVAIKVIDKEKILKGGLIAHIKREISILRRVRHPNIVQLFEVMATKAKIYFVMEYVRGGELFNKVAKGRLREEVARKYFQQLISAVSFCHARGVYHRDLKPENLLLDEDGNLKVSDFGLSAVSDQIRQDGLFHTFCGTPAYVAPEVLARKGYDAAKVDIWSCGVILFVLMAGYLPFHDQNIMAMYKKIYKGEFRCPRWFSTELSKLLTRLLDTNPDTRITIPVVMENRWFKKGFKHIKFYIEDDKLCSVEDGEEDDMGSSSDQSLSESDSEVEMRRKVTTLPRPASLNAFDIISFSRGFDLSGLFEEAGDQTRFVSGAPVSQILLKLEEIAKLVSFTVRKKDCRVSLEGSREGVKGPLTIAAEIFELTPSLVVVEVKKKGGDKGEYDEFCNRELKPGLRNLMKEAATSSSYLPSDSE, encoded by the coding sequence ATGGCGGGCACCGGCACCacccccgccgccgcctcctcctcctcctcctcctcctcctctgccgccgccgccaggtCCACCTCCGGCTCCAAGAAAGACGGGCAGCCCCTCCTCCTCGGGCGGTTCGAGGTCGGGAAGCTGCTGGGCCACGGGACCTTCGCCAAGGTGTACTACGCCCGCAACGTGGAGTCCGGGGAGGGCGTGGCCATCAAGGTCATCGACAAGGAGAAGATCCTCAAGGGCGGCCTCATCGCCCACATCAAGCGCGAGATCTCCATCCTCCGCCGCGTCCGCCACCCCAACATCGTCCAGCTCTTCGAGGTCATGGCCACCAAGGCCAAGATCTACTTCGTCATGGAGTACGTCCGCGGCGGCGAGCTCTTCAACAAGGTCGCCAAGGGCCGGCTCCGCGAGGAGGTCGCCCGTAAGTACTTCCAGCAATTGATCTCCGCCGTCTCCTTCTGCCACGCCAGGGGCGTGTACCATCGGGACTTGAAGCCCGAAAATTTGCTTCTTGACGAGGATGGCAATCTCAAAGTCTCGGATTTTGGGCTTAGCGCGGTGTCGGACCAAATTAGGCAGGATGGTTTGTTTCATACGTTTTGCGGAACCCCTGCGTATGTTGCCCCTGAGGTGCTAGCTAGGAAGGGCTACGATGCGGCTAAGGTCGATATTTGGTCTTGTGGTGTGATTTTGTTTGTCCTGATGGCTGGTTACTTGCCCTTCCACGATCAGAACATCATGGCCATGTATAAGAAGATTTACAAGGGCGAGTTTCGGTGTCCCAGGTGGTTCTCGACCGAGCTATCTAAGCTGCTCACGAGGCTCTTGGACACGAACCCGGATACCCGGATCACGATTCCGGTGGTAATGGAGAATAGGTGGTTCAAGAAAGGGTTTAAGCATATCAAGTTCTACATCGAGGACGATAAGCTCTGCAGTGTGGAGGATGGGGAGGAGGACGACATGGGTTCTTCGTCGGACCAGTCTTTGTCCGAGTCTGATAGCGAGGTGGAGATGCGGAGGAAAGTCACGACATTGCCGAGACCCGCGAGCTTGAACGCGTTCGATATCATATCGTTCTCTCGGGGTTTCGATTTGTCGGGTTTGTTTGAGGAAGCAGGAGACCAGACGAGATTTGTGTCGGGGGCACCGGTTTCGCAGATTTTATTGAAATTGGAGGAGATTGCAAAGTTGGTCAGTTTCACCGTAAGGAAGAAGGACTGCAGGGTGAGCTTGGAGGGGTCGAGGGAGGGAGTGAAGGGGCCATTAACTATTGCTGCCGAGATATTTGAATTGACACCATCTTTGGTGGTAGTGGAAGTTAAGAAGAAAGGCGGTGACAAAGGAGAATATGATGAATTCTGTAATAGGGAATTGAAACCTGGACTGCGGAATTTGATGAAGGAGGCAGCAACATCTTCTTCGTATTTGCCATCTGATAGTGAatag